One stretch of Xiphophorus hellerii strain 12219 chromosome 21, Xiphophorus_hellerii-4.1, whole genome shotgun sequence DNA includes these proteins:
- the lsm5 gene encoding U6 snRNA-associated Sm-like protein LSm5 yields the protein MAATPATNPSQLLPLELVDKCIGSRIHIVMKTDKEIVGTLLGFDDFVNMVLEDVTEFEITPEGRRITKLDQILLNGNNITMLIPGGEGPEV from the exons ATGGCGGCTACACCAGCAACGAATCCTTCACAGTTGCTCCCACTCG AGCTTGTGGATAAATGTATCGGCTCCAGGATACACATAGTGatgaaaacagacaaagaaaTCGTCGGCACGCTGCTCGGCTTCGACGACTTCGTCA ACATGGTGCTGGAGGATGTCACAGAATT TGAGATTACTCCAGAGGGAAGGAGGATAACCAAACTGGATCAGATCCTCCTGAATGGGAACAACATCACCATG CTCATCCCCGGAGGAGAAGGACCCGAGGTGTGA
- the psme2 gene encoding proteasome activator complex subunit 2, translating to MSKAATLKISRDYAVKVENFRQSIYHEAENLFSSFIPVKIIKLDALLRDDALSITDMSSLQAPLDIPVPDPPAPEDEEMETDKNEEEEKKKKKAPKCGFIKGNEKIMLLLDRVKPEIMDLRETILAVSCWIQHLIPKIEDGNDFGVAIQEKILERIAAVKTKVDGFQTNINKYFSERGDAVAKASKDTHVMDYRSLVHEKDEAIFSEIRVIVLDIRGFYAELYDIITKNLEKVTNPKGEEKSSMY from the exons ATGTCAAAGGCAGCAACCCTGAAAATTAGCAGAGACTACGCAGTCAAG GTGGAAAACTTCCGCCAGTCCATCTATCATGAG gctgaaaatctgttttccagttttataCCTGTGAAGATAATTAAGCTGGATGCTCTCCTCAGG gATGATGCTCTCAGCATCACAGACATGTCCTCACTCCAGGCTCCTCTGGATATCCCCGTCCCAGATCCTCCTGCTCCAGAAGACGAG GAAATGGAAACAGACAAGAacgaggaggaagagaagaagaagaagaaag CTCCAAAATGTGGCTTCATCAAAGGAAACGAGAAAATCATGTTGCTTCTGGACAGAGTGAAGCCGGAGATCATGGATCTCAGAGAAACCATCCTGGCG GTTTCCTGCTGGATCCAGCACCTCATTCCAAAAATAGAGGATGGAAATGACTTTGGCGTCGCCATCCAG GAAAAGATCTTGGAGAGAATCGCTGCAGTTAAGACCAAAGTTGATGGTTTTCAGACCAACATCAACAA GTACTTTTCAGAGAGGGGGGACGCCGTCGCTAAAGCCTCCAAAGATACTCATGTG ATGGACTACCGCTCACTTGTTCATGAGAAGGACGAAGCAATCTTCTCCGAGATCAGAGTGATCGTCCTGGACATCCGTGGATTTTAT GCTGAGCTCTATGACATCATCACCAAGAACCTGGAGAAGGTGACCAATCCGAAGGGAGAGGAGAAGTCGTCGATGTACTGA